In one window of Drosophila innubila isolate TH190305 chromosome 2L unlocalized genomic scaffold, UK_Dinn_1.0 4_B_2L, whole genome shotgun sequence DNA:
- the LOC117780387 gene encoding T-cell acute lymphocytic leukemia protein 1 homolog: MAVVKKDQLYMQLNAAELEAIIKKDSPSSNDRDAGFCSASSESEGGDDLALENVHTGSPGMGHTKDYGALAVEEKSIVLVRNKRKSMEPSKVVESTSLSEKYSPRSTANSYMVATSGPLKKRIRYTSSADSAVMLTPPSIPSPPHSHVPPSALEHAWDSSHASSREIIQNPAHIFVRHPGVTTLHRSFGYTTQPEQQEPLALVAKSSQSRETESNAEHLNSDPQNDKPTKIPKISIEAPLEDDNDGDTGKDAYSSSQARPQQRNYKNMTRERRIEANARERTRVHTISAAYETLRRAVPAYASSQKLSKLSVLRVACSYILTLSRMTGQDYSSDQSEPSIADCIEAITSTIQTEGKIKRKKDE; the protein is encoded by the exons ATGGCAGTCGTCAAAAAAGATCAACTATACATGCAGTTGAATGCAGCGGAGCTTGAAGCCATTATCAAGAAAG aTTCTCCAAGTTCAAACGACCGCGACGCTGGTTTTTGTTCCGCAAGCTCTGAAAGTGAAGGTGGTGACGATTTGGCCCTGGAAAATGTACACACCGGCAGTCCTGGAATGGGGCACACCAAAGACTATGGCGCTCTGGCGGTGGAAGAAAAGTCTATTGTGCTGGTTCGCAATAAACGTAAAAGCATGGAGCCATCAAAAGTTGTGGAGTCCACATCGCTGTCAGAAAAATATTCACCAAGATCAACAGCTAATTCGTATATGGTGGCAACTTCAGGTCCCCTTAAGAAACGAATACGGTATACTTCGTCAGCTGACTCGGCTGTGATGTTGACGCCACCGTCTATTCCATCCCCGCCACACAGCCATGTACCACCGTCTGCATTGGAGCATGCGTGGGATTCTAGTCATGCGTCATCTCgagaaataatacaaaatccTGCTCACATTTTTGTACGTCATCCCGGTGTCACAACGTTACATCGTAGTTTCGGTTACACAACACAACCAGAGCAGCAAGAACCGCTGGCATTGGTTGCTAAGTCGTCGCAATCCAGGGAAACTGAATCCAACGCGGAACACTTGAATTCTGATCCTCAGAATGATAAGCCTACAAAAATACCTAAAATATCTATTGAAGCACCTTTGGAAGATGACAATGATGGGGACACAGGAAAGGATGCCTATAGTAGCTCCCAAGCCAGACCACAGCAACgcaactataaaaatatgacTCGAGAACGGAGGATCGAGGCCAATGCACGAGAAAGGACGCGAGTTCATACGATTTCTGCAGCTTATGAGACTCTACGTCGTGCTGTTCCAGCCTATGCCAGCTCCCAGAAACTATCAAAGCTCTCAGTGCTGCGTGTGGCCTGCTCTTACATATTAACGCTGAGTCGCATGACTGGCCAGGACTACAGCTCGGATCAATCGGAGCCGTCAATTGCCGATTGCATAGAGGCTATCACTTCAACAATTCAAACCGAAGGAAAGATTAAGCGCAAAAAAGACGAGTAA